A region of Streptomyces sp. TG1A-60 DNA encodes the following proteins:
- a CDS encoding ABC transporter ATP-binding protein, whose protein sequence is MPAIVVSNLRMQYGQKVVLDDISFEVQKGEIFGILGPNGAGKTTTVECIAGLRKPSGGGISVLGLDPQHDAVKLRHILGMQLQKSEMPDKLRVAEAMELYASFYDDHADWRELLAELGLTDKADSPFGSLSGGQKQRLSIALALVGNPKVAVLDELTTGLDPAARRDTWDLIEQVRDRGITVVLVTHFMEEAERLCDRLALIDGGRIVALDSPAGLVAGVAAEQKVRFRPTSRLDDALLTSLPEVVSVERHGSQVVVTGTGNLVHAVTSVLARNQIVAADLRAELASLEDAFLALTGRRFDHPA, encoded by the coding sequence GTGCCAGCGATCGTCGTATCGAACCTGCGCATGCAGTACGGCCAGAAGGTCGTCCTGGACGACATCTCGTTCGAGGTCCAGAAGGGCGAGATCTTCGGGATCCTCGGCCCCAACGGGGCCGGGAAGACCACGACCGTCGAGTGCATCGCCGGTCTGCGCAAGCCGAGTGGAGGCGGCATCTCGGTGCTCGGTCTCGACCCCCAGCACGACGCGGTCAAGCTGCGCCACATCCTGGGCATGCAGTTGCAGAAGAGTGAGATGCCGGACAAGCTGCGGGTCGCCGAGGCGATGGAGCTGTACGCCTCCTTCTACGACGACCACGCCGACTGGCGCGAGCTGCTCGCGGAACTGGGTCTTACGGACAAGGCCGACAGCCCGTTCGGCAGCCTTTCGGGCGGTCAGAAGCAGCGGCTTTCGATCGCGCTGGCGCTGGTCGGCAACCCGAAGGTCGCCGTACTGGACGAGCTGACCACCGGCCTCGACCCGGCGGCCCGCCGGGACACCTGGGATCTGATCGAGCAGGTCCGCGACCGTGGCATCACCGTCGTCCTGGTCACGCACTTCATGGAGGAGGCCGAGCGGCTCTGCGACCGGCTGGCCCTCATCGACGGCGGCAGGATCGTCGCGCTGGACTCCCCGGCCGGTCTGGTGGCCGGCGTGGCCGCCGAGCAGAAGGTGCGTTTCCGTCCCACCTCCAGGCTCGACGACGCCCTGCTGACCTCGCTCCCGGAGGTGGTCTCCGTGGAGCGGCACGGCTCGCAGGTGGTGGTCACCGGCACCGGCAACCTGGTGCACGCGGTGACGTCCGTACTGGCGCGCAACCAGATCGTCGCCGCAGACCTGCGGGCCGAACTGGCCAGCCTGGAGGACGCGTTCCTCGCACTGACCGGACGCCGGTTCGACCACCCCGCCTAG
- a CDS encoding ABC transporter permease encodes MKRLTVVEFKLFLRDPAAYFWTLLFPVALVVIIGSIPSSREVSAEIGQRGIDYFTPVLVVLSFALTGLFITPTYLVSYREKGILRRLSTTPVGPARVLIAQLVVQATVAVATTVLVLGTAALLWDVKLPTHPGGFLLAFLLSVTAVLAIGLFLASVIKTSKAATGAGSVLFFPLMFFAGLYVPREQMPDAVNRIGDFTPLGASVMAFGDAAKGDWPSMTAVLVLAAYTAVFGVAAARLFRWE; translated from the coding sequence ATGAAGCGACTCACGGTCGTGGAGTTCAAACTCTTCCTGCGCGACCCCGCCGCGTACTTCTGGACGCTGCTCTTCCCGGTCGCCCTCGTGGTGATCATCGGCAGCATCCCGTCGTCCCGCGAGGTCAGCGCGGAGATCGGCCAGCGCGGCATCGACTACTTCACGCCCGTCCTGGTGGTGCTGTCCTTCGCGCTGACCGGCCTGTTCATCACGCCGACCTACCTGGTGAGCTACCGGGAGAAGGGCATCCTGCGCCGGCTCTCGACGACGCCGGTGGGCCCCGCCCGGGTGCTGATCGCCCAGCTCGTGGTCCAGGCCACCGTCGCCGTCGCCACCACCGTGCTTGTGCTCGGGACCGCGGCGCTGCTCTGGGACGTCAAGCTGCCGACCCACCCGGGCGGGTTCCTGCTCGCGTTCCTGCTCTCGGTCACGGCGGTCCTGGCCATCGGGCTCTTCCTGGCCTCGGTGATCAAGACCAGCAAGGCCGCCACCGGTGCGGGCAGCGTGCTCTTCTTCCCGCTGATGTTCTTCGCGGGGCTCTACGTGCCCCGCGAGCAGATGCCCGACGCGGTCAACCGGATCGGGGACTTCACGCCGCTGGGCGCGTCCGTCATGGCGTTCGGCGACGCGGCCAAGGGCGACTGGCCCAGCATGACCGCGGTCCTGGTCCTGGCCGCCTACACGGCGGTCTTCGGTGTCGCGGCCGCTCGTCTCTTCCGCTGGGAATAG
- a CDS encoding ATP-binding cassette domain-containing protein gives MAESIVVAEGLHKRFGDVHALRGLELSVPAGKVCGLLGPNGAGKTTAVRILATLMDPDSGHARIAGLDVVRDADRVRSLIGLAGQYAAVDEKLTGRGNLRMFGRLYHLPRRAVHLRADELLERFGLVEAADRQVSGYSGGMRRRLDLIASLILRPQVLFLDEPTTGLDPRSRGEIWDCIRELVADGTTVLLTTQYLDEADRLADDIAVVDHGRVIADGTPDRLKSMIGDRFDVVVEDPAVLPDAAAVMHRLAAAEPTTTGADSLSVPSAGGTVRVADVVRELDRAGVAVADVSLRRPTLDEVFLRLTDRPAPVDDDERVKDNA, from the coding sequence ATGGCAGAATCGATCGTCGTCGCCGAAGGACTGCACAAACGCTTCGGCGACGTACACGCACTCAGAGGGCTCGAACTCAGCGTGCCCGCAGGGAAGGTCTGCGGCCTGCTCGGCCCCAACGGCGCCGGCAAGACCACCGCCGTACGGATCCTCGCGACGCTGATGGACCCCGACTCCGGCCACGCCCGGATCGCGGGGCTCGACGTCGTCCGCGACGCCGACCGGGTGCGCTCGCTCATCGGCCTGGCCGGCCAGTACGCCGCCGTCGACGAGAAGCTGACCGGACGCGGCAACCTGCGCATGTTCGGGCGCCTCTACCACCTGCCCCGCCGCGCGGTGCACCTGCGGGCCGACGAACTCCTGGAGCGCTTCGGCCTGGTGGAGGCGGCCGACCGGCAGGTCAGCGGATACTCCGGCGGCATGCGGCGCAGGCTCGACCTCATCGCCAGCCTCATCCTGCGCCCCCAGGTGCTGTTCCTCGACGAGCCGACGACCGGACTCGACCCGCGCAGCCGCGGCGAGATCTGGGACTGCATCCGCGAACTCGTCGCCGACGGCACGACCGTCCTGCTCACCACGCAGTACCTGGACGAGGCGGACCGACTCGCCGACGACATCGCGGTCGTCGACCACGGCCGCGTCATCGCCGACGGGACCCCCGACCGGCTCAAGTCGATGATCGGCGACCGGTTCGACGTGGTCGTGGAGGACCCGGCCGTCCTGCCGGACGCCGCCGCCGTCATGCACCGGCTGGCCGCGGCCGAGCCGACGACGACCGGTGCCGACAGCCTCAGCGTGCCGTCCGCGGGCGGCACGGTGCGGGTCGCCGACGTCGTGCGGGAGTTGGACCGGGCGGGGGTGGCCGTCGCCGACGTCAGCCTGCGCCGCCCCACCCTCGACGAGGTGTTCCTGCGCCTCACCGACCGACCGGCCCCCGTCGACGACGACGAACGAGTCAAGGACAACGCCTGA
- a CDS encoding ABC transporter permease encodes MTVETPSVPLQSPVTRLRWALSDGFVLVGREFSRLRQEPGELITALIFPAIMVLLFGYVFGSAIQVPGGGDYRAYLMPGLFAMVTASSVVAVIGRVATDVSRGLMSRFRSMPMSRVAVPFGHTASDIVGGLLGIVIMATAGLLVGWRADNGLAAALGGFGLLALMRYALSWVGCYFGLKVPNEQAAQQLSLLVLPVTMLSNAFVPTDGMPGWLRFIAEWNPLSALTAACRELFGNPGTATGSQAWPLDHPVAATVLWSVALLVVFVPLSVRSFQRKER; translated from the coding sequence ATGACCGTCGAGACCCCCTCCGTCCCCCTCCAGTCTCCGGTCACCCGGCTGCGCTGGGCCCTGTCGGACGGGTTCGTCCTGGTCGGGCGCGAGTTCAGCCGCCTCCGACAGGAACCGGGCGAGCTCATCACCGCCCTGATCTTCCCCGCCATCATGGTGCTGCTGTTCGGCTATGTCTTCGGCAGCGCGATCCAGGTGCCGGGCGGCGGCGACTACCGCGCGTACCTGATGCCGGGACTGTTCGCGATGGTGACCGCCAGCTCGGTCGTGGCGGTCATCGGACGGGTCGCCACCGACGTCTCGCGCGGCCTGATGAGCCGGTTCCGGTCGATGCCGATGTCGCGCGTCGCGGTCCCCTTCGGGCACACCGCGTCCGACATCGTCGGCGGCCTCCTCGGCATCGTCATCATGGCGACCGCCGGCCTGCTCGTCGGATGGCGCGCGGACAACGGCCTGGCGGCAGCCCTCGGCGGATTCGGTCTGCTCGCCCTCATGCGGTACGCGCTGAGCTGGGTCGGCTGCTACTTCGGACTGAAGGTGCCGAACGAGCAGGCCGCCCAGCAGCTCTCGCTGCTTGTGCTGCCGGTCACGATGCTGTCGAACGCGTTCGTGCCGACGGACGGGATGCCCGGGTGGCTGCGGTTCATCGCCGAGTGGAACCCGCTCAGCGCGCTCACCGCCGCGTGCCGTGAGCTGTTCGGCAACCCGGGTACCGCCACGGGGTCGCAGGCATGGCCGCTCGACCACCCGGTCGCCGCGACCGTGCTGTGGTCCGTGGCCCTGCTGGTCGTGTTCGTGCCCTTGTCGGTCCGCTCGTTCCAGCGCAAGGAACGGTGA
- a CDS encoding sensor histidine kinase — MKSDEPIDLRRFLTPLPLALLGVSTVLSLVQPEEGTADARAVVLPLVAVTAVWTLAMYTLRSREWTGRTGPMLTYVAVQQVLAALLMAQHPIFFVFAVIGFVQAYDLLPPQWAFVSIGVTSLMINLIPGGVPDTSGRIAIAAVSVCLQTFLIGWFGNLSHRFNERSEQRRELVSQLKAVIAENNGLHAQLLTQAREAGIQDERQRLAREIHDTIAQELAGIVTQLQAADKAREQPGQREWHLEQARLLAKEGLTAARRSVAALQPVELDEAHLPSALHDLARRWSSRHGIPAFVEATGDPVPLLAEIEVTLFRVAHETLANVGKHAGATKVGLTLSYLEDTVMLDVRDDGVGFTVPPHDEPPPGDGEGGFGLHGLRQRLDRVLGTLVIESAPGSGTAINASVPAIRRGGGE, encoded by the coding sequence ATGAAGAGCGACGAGCCGATCGACCTCCGCCGTTTTCTGACCCCCCTGCCCCTGGCGCTGCTGGGTGTGTCCACCGTGCTCAGCCTCGTACAGCCCGAGGAGGGCACGGCGGACGCACGCGCCGTGGTGCTCCCCCTGGTCGCGGTGACCGCCGTCTGGACCCTCGCCATGTATACGCTGCGCTCCCGGGAGTGGACCGGCCGCACCGGACCGATGCTGACCTATGTGGCGGTCCAGCAGGTCCTGGCCGCGCTGCTGATGGCGCAGCATCCGATCTTCTTCGTGTTCGCCGTGATCGGGTTCGTCCAGGCGTACGACCTGCTCCCGCCGCAGTGGGCTTTCGTCAGCATCGGCGTCACCTCGCTGATGATCAACCTGATCCCCGGCGGAGTGCCGGACACCTCGGGCCGGATCGCGATCGCGGCCGTGTCCGTGTGCCTGCAGACCTTCCTGATCGGCTGGTTCGGCAACCTCTCGCACCGCTTCAACGAACGCAGCGAGCAACGCCGGGAGCTGGTCTCCCAGTTGAAGGCCGTGATCGCGGAGAACAACGGCCTGCACGCCCAGTTGCTCACCCAGGCCCGGGAGGCGGGCATCCAGGACGAGCGGCAGCGCCTGGCCCGGGAGATCCACGACACCATCGCCCAGGAGCTGGCCGGGATCGTGACCCAGCTCCAGGCCGCGGACAAGGCCCGGGAACAGCCCGGCCAGCGCGAGTGGCACCTCGAACAGGCGCGGCTGCTGGCCAAGGAGGGCCTTACGGCGGCCCGCCGGTCGGTGGCCGCGCTCCAGCCGGTGGAGCTGGACGAGGCGCACCTGCCGAGCGCGCTCCACGACCTCGCCCGGCGGTGGTCGTCCCGCCACGGCATCCCGGCGTTCGTCGAGGCGACGGGCGACCCGGTGCCGTTGCTGGCGGAGATCGAGGTGACCCTCTTCCGCGTCGCCCATGAGACGCTCGCCAACGTCGGGAAGCACGCCGGTGCCACTAAGGTCGGGCTGACTCTTTCCTACCTGGAGGACACGGTCATGCTGGACGTTCGCGACGACGGTGTCGGCTTCACCGTGCCCCCTCACGACGAGCCGCCACCGGGAGACGGCGAGGGCGGCTTCGGGCTCCACGGGCTGCGGCAGCGGCTCGACCGAGTGCTTGGGACCCTCGTCATCGAAAGCGCACCGGGCTCGGGCACCGCGATCAACGCGAGCGTGCCCGCGATCCGCCGGGGCGGCGGCGAATGA
- a CDS encoding cytochrome P450 — translation MESSERQLRAQMGFFHDLVRKLAAQGDPYAKVLTAPDNPYPAYEEIRERGALYRSPLGTWVTTDHEIANQVLREKRFGVRKANGEKVPEFMNFDNSMLGLDPPDHTRLRRMTMPTFNPRVADRWRGRAEKICHRLIDDILATGDRFDLMTAFAHHLPTAVIGDLVGIPDEDRDRFHLLSREIVPLLDGVVTYEKARGVDAAIAGMTELFARVVARRRADPREDMISRMLPLVDEGRLTMGELLPLCMFLPLAGTETTVNLIGNGVLALLRHPEQWRMVAERPELAEGVVAETLRHDPPVQTYRRIAHEPVELAGVSLPVDGELAIVAAGANRDPKVFTEPARFDITRANRNDTLSFSAGIHYCLGASLAKFEAEVAYQALISRLPRLRQAGPVRRRGSFIIRGMREFPLSVS, via the coding sequence GTGGAGTCGAGCGAACGGCAACTTCGTGCACAGATGGGCTTCTTCCATGACCTGGTGCGGAAACTCGCCGCACAGGGCGATCCCTATGCGAAGGTGCTGACCGCGCCGGACAACCCCTACCCGGCGTACGAGGAGATCCGGGAGCGCGGCGCGCTCTATCGCAGCCCTCTCGGTACCTGGGTCACCACGGACCACGAGATCGCCAACCAGGTGCTGCGGGAAAAGCGGTTCGGTGTGCGGAAGGCGAACGGCGAGAAGGTCCCGGAGTTCATGAACTTCGACAACTCCATGCTCGGCCTCGACCCGCCCGACCACACCCGGTTGCGCAGGATGACCATGCCGACGTTCAACCCGCGCGTCGCCGACCGCTGGCGGGGCAGGGCGGAGAAGATCTGCCACCGGCTGATCGACGACATCCTCGCCACCGGCGACCGGTTCGACCTGATGACCGCCTTCGCCCACCACCTGCCGACCGCGGTGATCGGTGACCTCGTCGGGATCCCGGACGAGGACCGTGACCGGTTCCACCTGCTCAGCCGCGAGATCGTCCCGCTGCTTGACGGCGTGGTCACCTATGAGAAGGCGCGCGGCGTCGACGCCGCCATCGCCGGGATGACGGAGCTGTTCGCCCGCGTCGTCGCGCGGCGCCGGGCCGATCCGCGCGAGGACATGATCAGCCGGATGCTGCCGCTCGTCGACGAGGGCAGACTGACCATGGGGGAGCTGCTCCCCCTGTGCATGTTCCTGCCGCTGGCGGGCACGGAGACGACCGTCAACCTGATCGGCAACGGCGTTCTGGCGCTGCTGCGCCACCCCGAGCAATGGCGGATGGTGGCCGAGCGGCCGGAACTGGCGGAGGGCGTCGTCGCCGAGACCCTGCGTCACGACCCGCCCGTACAGACCTACCGGCGGATCGCGCACGAGCCGGTCGAGCTGGCCGGAGTGTCCCTGCCGGTCGACGGCGAGCTGGCGATCGTGGCCGCCGGGGCCAACCGGGACCCGAAGGTCTTCACCGAACCCGCCCGGTTCGACATCACCCGCGCCAACCGCAACGACACGCTCTCGTTCTCGGCGGGCATCCACTACTGCCTCGGCGCCTCGCTGGCCAAGTTCGAGGCGGAGGTCGCCTACCAGGCCCTGATCAGCCGGTTGCCCCGGCTGCGTCAGGCGGGACCGGTGCGCAGACGCGGCTCCTTCATCATCCGCGGGATGCGGGAGTTCCCGTTGTCGGTGAGCTGA